TCGTGGCGCTCCATGCGCTGCGCGAGCGCGGTCAGCGTCTCGCCCGGCAGCGAGCCGAACAGGCCGATGCGCTGCAGCTCGGTCACCGACGCGGGGACGTGCCGGGGGCTCACGGACGCTACGGTAGCGGCGCGATGGCGATCCTCCACGGCTGGCGCTTCTGCCCCCGCTGCGCGCACGCGCTCGAGCACGGCGAGGGCCGCGTGACCTGCGGCTCGTGCGGGTTCGTCGGCTACGCCAACTCTTCGCCGTGCGCCTGCGCGCTCGTCGAGGACGAGCAGGGGCGGCTCCTGCTCGCCCGTCGCGCGGTCGAGCCCTACCGTGGCCTGTGGGACGCGCCGGGCGGCTTCCTCGAGGAGCACGAGCATCCGCTGCACGGGCTGCGCCGCGA
The Gaiella occulta genome window above contains:
- a CDS encoding NUDIX hydrolase — its product is MAILHGWRFCPRCAHALEHGEGRVTCGSCGFVGYANSSPCACALVEDEQGRLLLARRAVEPYRGLWDAPGGFLEEHEHPLHGLRRELREETGLEIEPVAFLGVWMDWYGAGPDASATLNMFWTARISGGEARAADDVAELRWFAPDELPPPEELAFTLLPSVLAAWKGARP